The sequence GCCGAAGCGACGGAGACGCCTGCGAATGCAACAGTGGTGGCGGTTGCGACAGCGAGAGCTGCGTTGCGGAACTTACGCATTGTGATTTTCCTTCTTTCGAAAAGAATGTGAGTTAGTTGTCGGGTGCGGAGTTCCGCAGTTTACATACCGTGTACGAAGAGGTTATACAGTGGGCCGAAGACCAAGCCAACCAATCCCGCGACGCCAGCAAAGATGGTGCCACCGTAAAGAAGCTTGGCCCAAGCTGGCTGAGCCTTGAAGGTCTCTTCGCCTTCAGCTTGGCCCTTGGAGGAACCGAACAGTGCCTTTCCATCAGTGGTGTTGTCCGGCTCTCCCTGGGCTGGGTTGTTTGCACCGTGGTTCGACGGGTCAGTGCCCAGGGCAGCACCAATCCGGGAAGACAGGTTGGAGTCACCGATTGTAGAAGTTGGATTTTCTTGAGCCGCTGCGACGGAGGTAGAGCCGAAAGCGACTGCTAAAGCAGTTGCGCCGACCAGTGCTGCCTTGCGGAAATTGCGCATGAAACTAGTCCTTCTTTGTAGTTCTGACAAGACTTCCGGGTTGGAAATCTGAAAAGAATCGTGGCAAACCCTGCATGTTTGCCATGATCACCCGGTAGCCCTTATAGGCTCAGTCCCGGTGTCGGTACGTAACTGTAACCGAAACTTGATGGAAGCGCACGATCCAGCACGAAGTGGCGTAAACGTGCCTGAGGGAAAGCTGAGTTTACAAGTCATTCAAAGTCGATGAGTGTTGACGATGCAACCATTGACCTTTGGTTTTGCAGCTTACGCCCTCTCAGGAACCCAAATAGTGTCCTGCGTCACACTCTGCGCAAATGGGGGAGAGGCGACGCAGGGCACACCAATTACTTGTTGCCCAAACGGTGCTTAAACGTCAGGGAACTCAAAGTCAAGTCCCAGCAACGCGTTTTCAGTCACTTCCGGAAGTGCGGGGTGAATCCAATACTGATGGGTAGCAACCTCGCGCACGTCCAAATCGAATGCCATTACGGTGATCATTTGCTGGATTAGGGTTGCGGCCTGCGGCCCCATGTAGTGCGCCCCCAGTAAGGTGCCTGTAGACCGATCCGCAACGAGTTTCACAATGCTCGTTGTGTCCTCTAAAGCCCAGCCGTACGCGACGTCGCCATAGTTCTGCACCTTAACGGTGACATCATGGCCTGCTTCACGCGCCTGCTCTTCCGTCAGCCCAACAGTGGCGATCTGCGGGTGAGTAAAGATAGCGGACGGCACATGATCGTGCGGCATCGCAACCATGCCATCGGGGTTCAAAATATTATGGCGGACAGCACGGGTCTCAGCGTTTGCGACGTGCTTGAGCTGATAGGGGGATGAAACGTCGCCAAGCGCCCACACACCGTCAGCCGTAGTGCGGCCGTAATCGTCGACAACAATCCGGCCATCAGAGTGCATCTCGATGCCTGCAGCGTCTAGGTTCATCTGATCACCATTAGGCTTGCGGCCTGTCGCAACAAGCAACGCTTCCGAACTCACCTCAGTACCGTCATCAAGCACAACGGTGACACCACTGTCGTCGTGACGTGCAGTGCTCACCGTCCGCCCAATATGAGTTGTGTAACGCTGCTCCGCAAGTTCATTGAAGCGAGTAGTGATATCCCCATCGAGGGTGCGCAACAGAGGAGAACGGTTAATCACCGTGACATCTGTTCCAAGCGACTGGAATACGTGTGCAAATTCCATAGCAATGAATCCACCACCAATGATCGTGAGAGACCCAGGCTGCTCGTCGAGTCGCATGATCGTCTCGTTGGTGTGGAACGGCACACCAGAATCTTTAATCGCGGACGGGATTATAGGGCGGGAACCTGTCGCAATGATGATCGTGTCGCCGTAGATGGTTTTTCGTTCGGCGCCCTGGCCAGTTTGAATCGTCTTTGGCGCCACAAAGGAGGCGTGATTGTCGTATACCGTGATATTTGGTGTCTCGGGCCCGCGACGGTATTCCTCACCACCTTGTGCGATGAGATCGATGCGATTGTGGAAGATGCGCTGGACAATCGATTTCCAGTCTGCGCCATGAAAGTTCGTGTCGAGACCCAAATGGGAAGAATCGGCCGCGGACAGCGCAGTGTCTGCTGCAACCACATACATCTTCGTCGGAATGCAACCAACGTTCATGCACGTGCCGCCAAACAAACCCTTTTCCACGATGGCGATGGATTTGTCATCAAAATCGTCCGTCGGAATCGAATTGCCAGAGCCAGCACCAATAATGATGTAGTCGTAATGGGCGTCGACACTAGGTGCCGTAGGGGTGGTCACAACAAACTCCTCTAAATGGTTGGTAGATGCGCACAAGCGCCTCTTCTTTTTCGTCTTTCTATACTTCTTACTCTTAAATAAATACATTGGGGCCACCGTGCACCGTGGCTAGTTGATTCCCAAGGCGATCGCTCCATGCTAGTCGCCGAGCTGATCCAGCCACTGCATAGTTATCTGGAAAGCGTGGTGGCGTGGATTTTCCAGGGACAAAAACACGTCATGCCGTGCGCCTTGAATCTCCACGACACGGACATCTTTCGACAAACGCGGAGACCAGCGTTGAATCTGTTCCACATCGAGCACTGTATCTGCTGTGTTTGACGCTGCCGAGTATGGCTTGTTCAAATATGACTTGGAAGAACACAGACTGAGCACCGGGACACCCGCATCAATCTGGCCACGATGGACGAGGTCCTGATTGGCCATAACGGTGCGCACCCAGCCGAGATACTTGGGGTGGCCCCCCACTGGTTTCTTCTCAAGATCAAAATCCCACTGTCCATGAGCGCTGGAATGGATCGACTTGCCATAGGTGCCCAAGTTCCCACCAGGAATAGCGATGCGCGGCCAAAGCTTGCCGACGAATTTGATCACCGGTGTGGCAATCCGCAAGGCCCACTGGGGATACATCATATCCAGCCACGCGCTATTGAGAACGATGCCTGCCAGATGTGCGTGAACCTCCGGGCGGGTACGGCGAACATGGTCCGCCCACACTGGAACGATCAACCCGCCGGTGGAATGCGCAATCGGCACAATGGAACCATGGCGTTCAGCTACAGCTTCAACTGCAGCGGTGAGCTCAGGGAAATAATGCTCCAACTGCTCGGCGTAGTGCCACGTCTGGCCCACCTGGTGGGCTCGTCCGCACTTGCGAAGATCAAGCGCGTAAAAAGGAAGCCCCTTGGCTGCAAAAAACTCAGCGACATGGTCGTGGAAGAAATAATCCGTCATCCCGTGTACCCACAATAAGGCCGGCTTGCCCGTGGAATCACCGGGGAGATGGCGCACAAGGGTGGCTACGGCCTCACCTTCCCCTTCAGGATCAGGGCCTAACTGGATGTCGGCACGTTCAAACTGGTCGCCCAGCTCGTCTGGCTGCCATGACAAGTCATCAAAATGGACTGCGGAAGGTGTCATAGATATCCACTTTAAAGCACTGGCCCTTTCTCGCCCGCTCAGCGCTATGGTGTGATGAATATGGGCAGGTCAGGTGGGCGTCGGAAAGCTCGTGCTGCGATTCTTGCCTCCTATTACCTACCCCGTTGTACCCCTGCTAGAGGAGTGAATTCCAACAAAAGTGAAAGAAGTAAGCCGCTTCTTTCACCCCCGCCGAGTATCTGCGTATTATGGAAAAGAAGCCAAATCTTGCGGGCGTTCCGGCAGCTACCACGTTACGGAACGTGGCCGCAGGCGCACGCGAAACAACAAAAGAGGTTTATACAGGTGACGAACGACAATACAACCGGCACTCCCCAAGATGAGGTAGACGTCCTCCTGATCGGCGCAGGTGTAATGAGCGCAACTCTTGGCTCCATGCTCCGTGAACTGGAGCCAAGCTGGACTCAGATGGTCTACGAGCGCCTGGACGGACCAGCGGGAGAATCCTCCTCCCCGTGGAACAACGCCGGTACCGGACACTCTGCGCTGTGCGAGCTGAACTACACACCGGAAAAGAATGGCAAGATCGATATCACTAAAGCGGTGACTATCAACGAGCAATTCCAGGTTTCCCGGCAATTCTGGGCGCACCAACTGGGCAACGGTATCCTGACAAACCCAGAGGAATTCATCAACCCCGTACCGCACGTCTCCTTCGCTCAAGGCAAGGATCAGATCGATTACCTGCGCCGCCGCTACGAGCTGCTGAACGCTAACCACCTCTTCCCAGAGATGGAATTTAGCGACGATCACTCAGTGTTCGCGGAAAAGTTGCCGCTGATGGCCAAGGGACGCGACTTCGATGCTGAGCCAGTGGCGATCTCTTGGACCACGCAGGGCACGGACGTGAACTTTGGTGCTCTGACCCGCCAGTTCCTGACTGCCGCTGAGGCCGCAGGCACAGAGGTGCGCTACGGGCATGAAGTTATTGGACTGAAAAGAGAAGGTGGCTTCTGGCGCGTCACCGTTAGAAACGTCCACACCGGTGACAAGAAAGTCACCAAGTCGCGCTTCGTGTTCGTCGGTGCCGGTGGCTACGCGCTAGACCTGCTGCGTAAGGCAAACGTTCCTGAGGTTCGTGGTTACGCAGGATTCCCAATCTCGGGGATGTGGCTGCGTTCCACCAACCCGGAGCTGATCGAACAGCACAACGCGAAAGTCTATGGCAAGGCTAAAGTCGGCGCTCCTCCAATGTCGGTGCCGCACCTGGATACCCGCGTGATCGACGGGGAGAAAGGGTTGCTGTTTGGCCCGTACGGTGGCTGGACCCCGAAGTTTTTGAAGAAAGGTTCCTACCTTGACCTGTTCAAGTCCATCCGCCTAGACAACATTCCGTCCTACCTTGGAGTTGCAGCAACCAACTTCGGGCTGGTCAAGTACCTCGTCGAGGAGGTCACCAAAGACTTCGATGCCAAGGTCGAAACACTCAAGGAGTACGTCCCGTCTGCTGAGGGATCTGACTGGGAGACCATCGTTGCTGGCCAGCGCGTGCAGGTGATCAAGCCTACCGCTCCACCAAGCTTCGGCTCCCTGGAGTTTGGTACTGCGTTGGTGAACAACCAGGACGGTTCCATCGCGGGCATCCTTGGTGCTTCCCCTGGCGCGTCAATCGCGCCAGCCGTGATGCTTGAGCTGATCGAGCGCTGCTTCGGTGAGCACATGATCGATTGGGGCCCGAAGCTCTACGAAATGATCCCAACTTACGGCGAGCCACTGTCGCGCGACAAGGCTAAGTTCCAAGAGCAGTGGGATTACACCCAGAAGATGCTGAAGCTGGACCGCTAGGTCAGGCAAATACACCCCGGGCTAGGTGCCACAAAACGTCGTGAAATCGGCCGGGCCTTCCGGCCGTGACAACCACTCAGGTCCCGCCTCAGGGTTAAACGGATCGGTGACTGCACCGAGGAGTAAAAAGTAAGGCCCGAAATCCCCGGCTTCGGCCGACTCTAGGGCACTGGCCAGCATCTGGTTCCGGGGGATGAACACCGGGCCACCGTGATGTTCACGGTTATAAGTGGTGATGTCGTCGGCACGTGCCAAAGCGTCAATATCGGGCATGTGCCTATGTTGGGCTTTTTCCCACATTGCGGGGAGGTCAGCGAATAGGTCCTGAGCTTTCTTATGGTCTAGGTGATCACCCAAAGCGGTGGCCAGTCGGGTGAGGTTCCAGGCAATGATGTCAGGCTGGTTGCCAAAGGCATAGCGGCCCTGGGTATCGATGGAGGAGTAGGCGGCAGAAAGATCAAACTTCTCGGTGAACGCGCAGGGGCCATAGTCGATGGTTTCGCCGGAGATGGCGGTGTTGTCTGTATTCATCACGCCATGGACAAAACCGATGCGCATCCACTGGGCCACCAGATCTAACTGGCGGCGGGCCACGGTCTCTAGCAGTTCGTTCGCACCAGTAAACCCAGCAAAGAAGATCATCCGCTCCACCAGCTGATCTGACTGTGTGGCGGCCAACTCGAAGCTTCCCACGCGCAGGTGAGAATGAGCGACACGCACCACAATGGCTCCTTGCTCAACACCACCGTCGCGGCGCACGGGTTCTCCGGTTGTCACCACCGCTAGGCCGCGGGTGGTCGGCACCCCCGTCGCGTGCATGAATTCGCTGACTAAATATTCACGCAGCATCGGCCCCAAGGCCCCTTTGCCGTCGGAGTATCCTCGCGAGAAAGGGGTGTGGCCGGAACCCTTTGTTTGGATCTCCAATCCACACCGGTTACCCAGCAGGAGGGCGCGCCCGTCGCCAAGCACGCCAGAGAACTGGCCGAACTGGTGGCCTGCATAACCAGTGGCATGGCCGCCAGCAGCACCGCAAAGCCACATCACACCTTCGTCGGAACGCAACCAGTCAGGCTCAAGTTCTAAAGCGCGGGCGAGGTCGTCGTTAAGCACAACAAGAGCGGGCGACGGTGGGGTGGCGGCCTCACACGCGATGGCCAATTCGGGTAGCGCGGCGGCGAAACTGTGATCCAGGTGGGGGTAAGCCATGGTCACCAGCCTAGACTTGATGGCTATGAGTAGTGGAGAAGTGACGCTAGTCGGCGGCGGCCCAGGTGCGTGGGACCTGCTGACAATCCGCGGTCTGCGCGCACTGGAGGCGGCCGATGTGATCCTGACGGACCACCTAGGGCCGGCAAACCAGCTCGAGGATTTTCTAGACCTTTCGGGCAAGGAAGTCATCAATGTGGCGAAGCTGCCGTACGGCAAGCAGGTAGCACAGGACAAGACGAATGCGCTGCTGGTTGAACACGCGTTGGCGGGTAAGAAGGTGGTCCGCCTGAAGGGAGGTGACCCGTATGTCTTTGGTCGTGGTTTTGAGGAGTACCTGGAATGCGTTCGGGTTGGTGTTGCGTGCACCGTCGTCCCGGGTGTTACTAGCGCGATTTCAGTACCGGCGGCCGCGCAGGTCCCGGTCACTCATCGGGGGATCACGCACTCGTTCACGTTGGTCTCCGGGCATCTGGCGCCTGACCACCCGAAGTCGCTGATTGATTGGGAGGCGCTGGCGCGAGTTGGGGGCACGCTTGTTGTGATCATGGGGGTGAAGAATGCGCGCGCGATCACGGAGACTCTGCTTGGCTCTGGTCTGGCTGCGCAGACACCGGCGGTGGTGATCGAAAATGGTGAGACCCCGCGCCAGCGCGTGGTCCGAGCGACAGCGGCCACGCTTGCGGACGAGATGGAGGCCCACTCCATTACCAACCCAGCCGTCTATGTGATTGGGGAGGTTGCTGGCCTTGCGCACCCTTGATGCATTGATCCTAGACAACACTCCGAACGCCGAGACATGGATCATCGTCGATGACCCTGAGAGCAGCTTGCTGCAGGCTGCCGCCGGGCGGGTGGTTTCGCTGCAGTCTGACTTTTGCCAGGCTCAAGCAGCACGCGCAGCCGGGGCGGAGGTGTTAGGGGATTCGCTTTACGACGACCACCTGCGTGGATCTGGCATAGCGGTGGTTGTGGGCCAGATGCCAAAATCGCTGGAACGGCTGGACTATGTGGCACGCTCGGTATCGTCTGCAGGATTTGATGAAGTGACCGTAGTTTTAGGGGCCAATAACAAGCATCTGTCGCGCGGGATGAATGAGGTGCTTGCGCGCTCCTTCGAACACGTGCATGCCTCCCGTGGGCGGGGAAAGCTCCGGTGCTTGATCGCCTCAGGGCCGAAACCGGGCCAGTATCAGCCGGCTCAGCGCAACGGCATTGTTGGCGTGGGTGGCGTGTTTAGTGGTGCGAAAGAAGACTATGGCGGGCAGCTGTTGGCGCAGGTGATCGTCGATACGTGCGACGCGCCGCGCCGGGTGCTGGATTTGGGCTGTGGTAACGGGTCTGTGGCCAAGCGCATCGTGGAGGCGTGGCCGGATACGCAGGTGACGGCCACGGATTCAGATGCGGATGCTGTGGTGTCGGCGCGGGCCACCTTCGAGCCTTTCGGTGAACGTGTGAAGGTCACATGGGATGATGCAGGTTCACAACTCGAACCAGGTTTTGACGTGATTGCATTAAATCCACCGTTTCATGAGGGGACTACGGTTGATGCGACATTGGTGCAACACTTATTGGATGCGGCGCGGCGCCTAGTAGCTGATGGGGGCGAGGTGTTCGTGGTCCATAATTCGCACCTGCGCTACCGTGATGAGGTGAAACGACGCTTCAAAGGGGTCAAGGAAGTAGCGCGGAATAAGCGCTATACGGTGTTGCGCGCACGCTAATTTTTGGGCGCGGGCGTACTTCAAGGATGGTTTGGGGGGGTAGTCGGGGGTAAATAATATGAAGACTTTTAACGTTCGTGCCTGCATGAACGAAAGTTGTATGAGGTACATCACTTTTATTTCTTTGTGTGTCCTTCGTCTAATGTGTGAGACTTGCATGCAAGACCTTCGTATTACTTATAGGGAGCTGATGTGAAAACCTCACACCTTGCAACTGCCGGGACGACTGCTGTCACCGCATTGATGTTGTCTGCGTGTGGCAGCCTCGGGGGGCTCAATCTGGAAACTGTGGGGGAGCCGAACACAACCACCTATGTCAAGCTTGCGTTGAACCAGACTGAGAATCACCCGTCCTATATTGCGCTGGACGATTTCTCGCAACGGTTTGAGGAGCGTACTGACGGCCGATGGAAGATTACGATCTTCCCGAACGAACAACTTGGCTCCCAGCAGGAGGTGGTGCAGTTCGTTTCGTCCGGCGCTATCGAAATGGCAATCGTTTCGGGTACCCAGTTGGAAAACCTCAATAGAGATTTCCAGGTTCTCAACATGCCCACTACTTTTTCTTCGATAGACCACCAGATGAGTGTGATCCGCAACCAAGACCTGATGGAGCCATTGTTTACCTCGTTGGAGGATCGGGACAACATCACTGTAATCGGGGGGTTTACCCAGGGCAGCCGAAACGTGTACACCAAGGGTGGGCCAGCGCGATCTCCAGATGATCTGCATGGACTGAAAATCCGTGTCCAGGAATCCGACATGCATATCCGCATGATCGAGCTCATGGGCGCGTCGGCGACGCCATTGTCCTACGGCGAGGTGTACACCGCAATTCAGTCGGGTGTGCTTGACGGTGCGGAAAATAATGAGGTGTCCTATACCACCCAGCAGCATAACGAGGTGGCACCTTTCTTCAACGGTACCGAGCACCTTGTTGGATTGGATTACATGATCATGCGCGCAGACTTGCGCGATGCCATGAGCGATGAGGACCGCGCCATCTTCGATGAGGAGTGGGCCAAAGCTATGACAGAGCACACTGAGTTGTGGGCGGAAGAAACCGAAAGGGCGATCGAGGAGGCACAGTCGGAAGGCGCAAAATTTGTCGCCGTCGACACCGAGGCATTCCAGGAAGCGCTAGCGCCAATCCGGCAGGAATTCCTCACCACTGATTTTCAAAACAGGCTTTACGACGATATCCGCGCCGCAGAGGGAGGCGAGAACTAATGCATGCGATCAAAGTGGGGCTGCGCAATATTCTTGCGGTTATCTCTATTGTGCTGTTCACGGTCCTAGTTATTACCACCTCGTGGCAGGTGATTTCTCGGCAGGTTTTTCACGCACCGTCTACGTGGTCCGAAGAGTTCGCCAAAATCTGCTTCGTGTGGCTGACTTTCCTTGGTTCTGCGTTTCTTTTTGGCGAACGTGGCCATATCGCCGTGGACTTTCTTGCTCGCAAACTTCCGTCTGCAGGCCAACGCGCCATGCAGTTATTCGTGCAGCTCATGATACTGTTTTTTGCGGTAGTCGGCATGTTGTGGGGAGGCTTTCTCGCAGCAGGTAACGCATGGTATCAGAACCTGACAGCGCTGCCGTTTGCGATCGGCTGGGTGTACGTAGTTATTCCCATCGCCGGTGTATGCATCGCCATTTTTGCAGTGATCGACCTGATTGAGGTCGCAACCGGTAAACAAGAACCTTATCCCGAAATCGAGGACCCAGAAGCGGTTCGGGGCCAGGA comes from Corynebacterium cystitidis and encodes:
- a CDS encoding TRAP transporter small permease, whose protein sequence is MHAIKVGLRNILAVISIVLFTVLVITTSWQVISRQVFHAPSTWSEEFAKICFVWLTFLGSAFLFGERGHIAVDFLARKLPSAGQRAMQLFVQLMILFFAVVGMLWGGFLAAGNAWYQNLTALPFAIGWVYVVIPIAGVCIAIFAVIDLIEVATGKQEPYPEIEDPEAVRGQEDVEEYEKSVTGGEK
- a CDS encoding alpha/beta hydrolase, translating into MTPSAVHFDDLSWQPDELGDQFERADIQLGPDPEGEGEAVATLVRHLPGDSTGKPALLWVHGMTDYFFHDHVAEFFAAKGLPFYALDLRKCGRAHQVGQTWHYAEQLEHYFPELTAAVEAVAERHGSIVPIAHSTGGLIVPVWADHVRRTRPEVHAHLAGIVLNSAWLDMMYPQWALRIATPVIKFVGKLWPRIAIPGGNLGTYGKSIHSSAHGQWDFDLEKKPVGGHPKYLGWVRTVMANQDLVHRGQIDAGVPVLSLCSSKSYLNKPYSAASNTADTVLDVEQIQRWSPRLSKDVRVVEIQGARHDVFLSLENPRHHAFQITMQWLDQLGD
- the mqo gene encoding malate dehydrogenase (quinone); translation: MTNDNTTGTPQDEVDVLLIGAGVMSATLGSMLRELEPSWTQMVYERLDGPAGESSSPWNNAGTGHSALCELNYTPEKNGKIDITKAVTINEQFQVSRQFWAHQLGNGILTNPEEFINPVPHVSFAQGKDQIDYLRRRYELLNANHLFPEMEFSDDHSVFAEKLPLMAKGRDFDAEPVAISWTTQGTDVNFGALTRQFLTAAEAAGTEVRYGHEVIGLKREGGFWRVTVRNVHTGDKKVTKSRFVFVGAGGYALDLLRKANVPEVRGYAGFPISGMWLRSTNPELIEQHNAKVYGKAKVGAPPMSVPHLDTRVIDGEKGLLFGPYGGWTPKFLKKGSYLDLFKSIRLDNIPSYLGVAATNFGLVKYLVEEVTKDFDAKVETLKEYVPSAEGSDWETIVAGQRVQVIKPTAPPSFGSLEFGTALVNNQDGSIAGILGASPGASIAPAVMLELIERCFGEHMIDWGPKLYEMIPTYGEPLSRDKAKFQEQWDYTQKMLKLDR
- the mtr gene encoding mycothione reductase; protein product: MTTPTAPSVDAHYDYIIIGAGSGNSIPTDDFDDKSIAIVEKGLFGGTCMNVGCIPTKMYVVAADTALSAADSSHLGLDTNFHGADWKSIVQRIFHNRIDLIAQGGEEYRRGPETPNITVYDNHASFVAPKTIQTGQGAERKTIYGDTIIIATGSRPIIPSAIKDSGVPFHTNETIMRLDEQPGSLTIIGGGFIAMEFAHVFQSLGTDVTVINRSPLLRTLDGDITTRFNELAEQRYTTHIGRTVSTARHDDSGVTVVLDDGTEVSSEALLVATGRKPNGDQMNLDAAGIEMHSDGRIVVDDYGRTTADGVWALGDVSSPYQLKHVANAETRAVRHNILNPDGMVAMPHDHVPSAIFTHPQIATVGLTEEQAREAGHDVTVKVQNYGDVAYGWALEDTTSIVKLVADRSTGTLLGAHYMGPQAATLIQQMITVMAFDLDVREVATHQYWIHPALPEVTENALLGLDFEFPDV
- a CDS encoding TRAP transporter substrate-binding protein, translated to MLSACGSLGGLNLETVGEPNTTTYVKLALNQTENHPSYIALDDFSQRFEERTDGRWKITIFPNEQLGSQQEVVQFVSSGAIEMAIVSGTQLENLNRDFQVLNMPTTFSSIDHQMSVIRNQDLMEPLFTSLEDRDNITVIGGFTQGSRNVYTKGGPARSPDDLHGLKIRVQESDMHIRMIELMGASATPLSYGEVYTAIQSGVLDGAENNEVSYTTQQHNEVAPFFNGTEHLVGLDYMIMRADLRDAMSDEDRAIFDEEWAKAMTEHTELWAEETERAIEEAQSEGAKFVAVDTEAFQEALAPIRQEFLTTDFQNRLYDDIRAAEGGEN
- a CDS encoding protein adenylyltransferase SelO family protein, producing MAYPHLDHSFAAALPELAIACEAATPPSPALVVLNDDLARALELEPDWLRSDEGVMWLCGAAGGHATGYAGHQFGQFSGVLGDGRALLLGNRCGLEIQTKGSGHTPFSRGYSDGKGALGPMLREYLVSEFMHATGVPTTRGLAVVTTGEPVRRDGGVEQGAIVVRVAHSHLRVGSFELAATQSDQLVERMIFFAGFTGANELLETVARRQLDLVAQWMRIGFVHGVMNTDNTAISGETIDYGPCAFTEKFDLSAAYSSIDTQGRYAFGNQPDIIAWNLTRLATALGDHLDHKKAQDLFADLPAMWEKAQHRHMPDIDALARADDITTYNREHHGGPVFIPRNQMLASALESAEAGDFGPYFLLLGAVTDPFNPEAGPEWLSRPEGPADFTTFCGT
- the cobA gene encoding uroporphyrinogen-III C-methyltransferase, translating into MSSGEVTLVGGGPGAWDLLTIRGLRALEAADVILTDHLGPANQLEDFLDLSGKEVINVAKLPYGKQVAQDKTNALLVEHALAGKKVVRLKGGDPYVFGRGFEEYLECVRVGVACTVVPGVTSAISVPAAAQVPVTHRGITHSFTLVSGHLAPDHPKSLIDWEALARVGGTLVVIMGVKNARAITETLLGSGLAAQTPAVVIENGETPRQRVVRATAATLADEMEAHSITNPAVYVIGEVAGLAHP
- a CDS encoding class I SAM-dependent methyltransferase, with the protein product MRTLDALILDNTPNAETWIIVDDPESSLLQAAAGRVVSLQSDFCQAQAARAAGAEVLGDSLYDDHLRGSGIAVVVGQMPKSLERLDYVARSVSSAGFDEVTVVLGANNKHLSRGMNEVLARSFEHVHASRGRGKLRCLIASGPKPGQYQPAQRNGIVGVGGVFSGAKEDYGGQLLAQVIVDTCDAPRRVLDLGCGNGSVAKRIVEAWPDTQVTATDSDADAVVSARATFEPFGERVKVTWDDAGSQLEPGFDVIALNPPFHEGTTVDATLVQHLLDAARRLVADGGEVFVVHNSHLRYRDEVKRRFKGVKEVARNKRYTVLRAR